A section of the Ranitomeya imitator isolate aRanImi1 chromosome 7, aRanImi1.pri, whole genome shotgun sequence genome encodes:
- the LOC138646004 gene encoding histone H2B 1.1, with amino-acid sequence MPEPAKSAPAPKKGSKKAVTKTQKKDGKKRRKSRKESYAIYVYKVLKQVHPDTGISSKAMGIMNSFVNDIFERIAGEASRLAHYNKRSTITSREIQTAVRLLLPGELAKHAVSEGTKAVTKYTSAK; translated from the coding sequence ATGCCTGAACCTGCCAAGTCTGCGCCTGCGCCcaagaagggctccaagaaagccgtgaccaagactcagaagaaggacggcaagaagcggaggaagagcaggaaggagagctacgccatctacgtgtacaaggtgctgaagcaggtccaccccgacaccggcatctcctccaaggccatgggcatcatgaactccttcgtcaacgacatcttcgagcgcatcgcaggggaagcctcccgcctggctcactacaacaagcgctccaccatcacctcccgggagatccagaccgccgtgcgcctgctgctgcccggagagctggccaagcacgccgtgtccgagggcaccaaggccgtcaccaagtacaccagcgccaagtga
- the LOC138646008 gene encoding histone H1C-like: MMAETAPAAAPPPAEPAAKSKKQPKKSAAKKSNKPSGPSVSELIVKAVSASKERSGVSLAALKKALSAGGYDVEKNNSRLKLAVKSLVTKGALLQVKGSGASGSFKLNKKQETKDKVAKKKPAAAAKPKKPAAAKKAAKSPKKPKKAPTAAKKSPKKAKKPAAAKKAAKSPKKPKAAPKPKKVTKSPAKKAAKPAKSPAKKAAKAKKPAAKK, translated from the coding sequence ATGATGGCAGAGACCGcgccagccgccgctccccctcccgcagaaccggccgccaaatccaagaagcagccgaaGAAATCTGCTGCCAAGAAGAGCAATAAACCCTCCGGCCCCAGCGTCTCCGAGCTGATCGTGAAAGCCGTGTCCGCCTCCAAGGAGCGCAGCGGGGTGTCTCTGGCCGCCCTGAAGAAGGCTCTGTCTGCCGGAGGATACGATGTAGAGAAGAACAACAGCCGCCTGAAGCTGGCCGTCAAGTCTCTGGTCACCAAGGGCGCCCTCCTCCAAGTGAAGGGCAGCGGCGCCTCCGGGTCCTTCAAGCTGAACAAGAAGCAGGAGACGAAGGACAAAGTGGCCAAGAAGAAGCCAGCAGCTGCGGCCAAACCTAAGAAACCCGCTGCTGCCAAGAAAGCCGCCAAATCTCCGAAGAAGCCCAAGAAGGCTCCGACCGCGGCCAAGAAGAGCCCGAAAAAGGCCAAGAAGCCCGCAGCTGCCAAGAAAGCGGCCAAGAGCCCCAAAAAGCCGAAAGCCGCTCCCAAGCCCAAGAAGGTGACGAAGAGTCCGGCTAAGAAGGCGGCCAAACCCGCCAAGAGTCCGGCTAAGAAGGCTGCGAAAGCCAAGAAGCCCGCGGCTAAGAAATAA
- the LOC138646006 gene encoding histone H1C-like: MAETAPAAAPPPAEPAAKSKKQPKKSAAKKSNKPSGPSVSELIVKAVSASKERSGVSLAALKKALSAGGYDVEKNNSRLKLAVKSLVTKGALLQVKGSGASGSFKLNKKQETKDKVAKKKPAAAAKPKKPAAAKKAAKSPKKPKKAPTAAKKSPKKAKKPAAAKKAAKSPKKPKAAPKPKKVTKSPAKKAAKPAKSPAKKAAKAKKPAAKK, from the coding sequence ATGGCAGAGACCGcgccagccgccgctccccctcccgcagaaccggccgccaaatccaagaagcagccgaaGAAATCTGCTGCCAAGAAGAGCAATAAACCCTCCGGCCCCAGCGTCTCCGAGCTGATCGTGAAAGCCGTGTCCGCCTCCAAGGAGCGCAGCGGGGTGTCTCTGGCCGCCCTGAAGAAGGCTCTGTCTGCCGGAGGATACGATGTAGAGAAGAACAACAGCCGCCTGAAGCTGGCCGTCAAGTCTCTGGTCACCAAGGGCGCCCTCCTCCAGGTGAAAGGCAGCGGCGCCTCCGGGTCCTTCAAGCTGAACAAGAAGCAGGAGACGAAGGACAAAGTGGCCAAGAAGAAGCCAGCAGCTGCGGCCAAACCTAAGAAACCCGCTGCTGCCAAGAAAGCCGCCAAATCTCCGAAGAAGCCCAAGAAGGCTCCGACCGCGGCCAAGAAGAGCCCGAAAAAGGCCAAGAAGCCCGCAGCTGCCAAGAAAGCGGCCAAGAGCCCCAAAAAGCCGAAAGCCGCTCCCAAGCCCAAGAAGGTGACGAAGAGTCCGGCTAAGAAGGCGGCCAAACCCGCCAAGAGTCCGGCTAAGAAGGCTGCGAAAGCCAAGAAGCCCGCGGCTAAGAAATAA
- the LOC138646005 gene encoding histone H3: MARTKQTARKSTGGKAPRKQLATKAARKSAPATGGVKKPHRYRPGTVALREIRRYQKSTELLIRKLPFQRLVREIAQDFKTDLRFQSSAVMALQEASEAYLVGLFEDTNLCAIHAKRVTIMPKDIQLARRIRGERA, from the coding sequence ATGGCAAGAACAAAGCAGACCGCTCGTAAATCCACCGGAGGGAAAGCTCCCCGCAAGCAGCTGGCCACAAAGgccgccaggaagagcgctccCGCCACTGGTGGAGTGAAGAAGCCGCATCGTTACCGGCCGGGAACAGTTGCTCTCCGTGAGATCCGCCGCTATCAGAAATCCACCGAGCTGCTGATCCGTAAGCTTCCCTTCCAGCGCCTGGTGAGGGAGATCGCCCAGGACTTCAAGACCGATCTGCGTTTCCAGAGTTCGGCCGTCATGGCCCTGCAGGAGGCCAGCGAGGCTTATCTGGTGGGGTTGTTCGAGGACACCAACCTGTGCGCCATCCACGCCAAGAGGGTCACCATCATGCCCAAAGACATCCAGCTGGCCCGCCGGATCCGTGGGGAGAGAGCTTAG
- the LOC138646158 gene encoding histone H2A type 1, with the protein MSGRGKQGGKVRAKAKTRSSRAGLQFPVGRVHRLLRKGNYAERVGAGAPVYLAAVLEYLTAEILELAGNAARDNKKTRIIPRHLQLAVRNDEELNRLLGGVTIAQGGVLPNIQAVLLPKKTESSKASKSK; encoded by the coding sequence ATGTCTGGACGCGGCAAACAAGGAGGAAAGGTCCGAGCTAAGGCCAAGACCCGCTCATCCCGGGCAGGACTGCAGTTCCCAGTCGGCCGTGTGCACAGGCTTCTCCGCAAGGGCAACTACGCTGAGAGAGTCGGCGCCGGCGCTCCGGTCTATCTGGCCgctgtgctggagtatctgaccGCTGAGATCCTGGAATTGGCCGGCAATGCTGCCCGGGACAACAAGAAGACCCGCATCATCCCCCGTCACCTGCAGCTGGCGGTGCGCAATGACGaggagctgaacaggctgctgggtgGTGTGACTATTGCCCAGGGGGGCGTCCTGCCCAACATCCAGGCCGTGCTGCTGCCCAAGAAGACCGAGAGCAGCAAGGCGAGCAAGAGCAAGTGA